One Pocillopora verrucosa isolate sample1 chromosome 10, ASM3666991v2, whole genome shotgun sequence genomic window carries:
- the LOC131769297 gene encoding uncharacterized protein codes for MRGKSPSKNHQELQLRASVPSPTVKCAKDKCLPNKKDTIREESRRLSRPSSLKSFRKEKRDGDVTSAAACSKVATTKVNAAALAPLSGVVGNHEKKKEAKADADTKGNSSQAVSCRGRNKTRSGPTKVKRKAPSPPLPLSERPSVSHTSPSQSGLPRPVSARPSPPIPPPRQPPTRKAAPPRPPPPNMKQSGKKSDTTSVKKKENEMRHYPKDLNPFANFNGTTDNDCSSQNSEKAFSARRQRHKRRQKNSKSGEYPMENNPFNDTDEMSETPSSTRRQRRRRKRRESMNEEYKMEDISSSDADDMRNKPSSTRGQRRRTKRKESNGEKYKMEHNPSNDTDEENSSSVLESTDTSDMWSVSSLEDIQFVVNTAVEEEINVKTALQGLAASDGKDKQVDREGSGDSKAQSFPSDKVSPDDLPFTNKDNVPASMGSTNLDASTAKDCSNVGERSIINQVQPSEEVIAMEKCQGGDSCASIVSSQFPELAIYVETEIKVVEHELLSLHKVMVKLELQMKEAIDTEDCEAEFESLSLDWLALNKFRSELDERKQDLLTLYPHKLAIFWKKRKAKYSTKPIAWFGGVENCYRGVHFWPEPEPVDSKLTLLKNPEDEMTEYQEKQWNTYICNVFPSGRHQLLATGCIDISNYITEMPGKVDVTVTLKPAIKKVVSGKIEFELSWIIQEDDGVIHPTDEEIWEEIMQEVREEQARRKAEGKTAKYKSLKKRRCRKCGCSSNTDIATEEDKKKDKSNEVGSSSGTNIAVGEDKETIEQQGIFPNAEPRVDPLSGSNTKVGSGKVRRQSSPHHAHYSSAPPQPHPSANQGLPSESEEKKGVQSKRNLHKSVRFQIDEQPEVLHLVVHDEEALDSLPVLSSETFYRETVLIEEDEVATKEKCIPKRDENSPSSGSQLLSELASYIEEELKLVQDELLSLEEVRSKVKLEMQRAMSSDHLSTL; via the exons atgcgtGGAAAAAGTCCAAGTAAAAATCATCAAGAATTACAATTGAGAGCTTCGGTTCCTTCTCCGACTGTGAAATGTGCCAAAGACAAATG TCTCCCAAACAAGAAAGATACCATCAGGGAAGAAAGCAGGAGACTGTCGCGTCCAAGTTCCTTAAAGAGTTTCCGTAAGGAAAAGCGCGATGGCGATGTTACCAGTGCTGCTGCCTGTTCGAAGGTAGCCACCACAAAGGTCAATGCTGCTGCACTTGCTCCATTGTCAGGCGTCGTTGGTAAccatgagaaaaagaaggaagcgaAAGCTGATGCTGACACTAAGGGTAATAGTTCTCAGGCGGTTTCGTGTCGAGGCCGCAATAAAACAAGATCAGGACCAACAAAGGTCAAAAGGAAAGCTCCATCTCCACCACTGCCTCTCTCTGAGAGGCCTTCCGTTTCTCACACCAGTCCATCCCAATCTGGTTTACCTCGTCCTGTTTCAGCCCGTCCTTCTCCTCCGATACCTCCACCGCGTCAACCACCAACTCGTAAGGCGGCTCCACCTCGCCCCCCTCCACCGAATATGAAGCAGTCTGGAAAAAAGAGTGATACCACAAgtgttaagaaaaaggaaaacgagaTGCGCCACTATCCAAAGGATCTAAACCCGTTTGCAAATTTCAACGGTACCACCGATAATGACTGCTCGTCCCAGAACAGCGAGAAGGCCTTCAGTGCTCGTCGCCAAAGGCATaaaagaagacagaagaacTCTAAAAGTGGAGAATACCCGATGGAAAATAATCCATTTAATGATACTGATGAGATGAGTGAGACGCCCTCCAGTACTCGTCGTCAAAGGCGTAGAAGAAAACGGAGAGAATCCATGAATGAGGAATACAAAATGGAAGACATCTCATCCAGTGATGCTGATGACATGCGCAACAAGCCCTCCAGTACTCGTGGTCAGAGGCGTAGAACAAAACGGAAAGAATCGAAtggtgaaaaatacaaaatggaacACAATCCATCCAATGATACCGATGAGGAAAATAGTTCGTCAGTCTTGGAGTCGACCGATACTTCTGACATGTGGTCTGTTTCTTCATTGGAAGATATTCAGTTTGTGGTGAACACAGCTGTAGAAGAAGAGATAAATGTAAAGACTGCATTACAAGGCTTGGCTGCCAGCGATGGAAAAGACAAACAGGTTGACCGAGAAGGTTCTGGTGACTCAAAGGCCCAGTCATTCCCATCTGATAAGGTCTCTCCTGACGATCTCCCTTTCACAAACAAGGATAATGTTCCTGCAAGTATGGGATCAACAAACCTTGATGCTTCGACTGCTAAAGATTGTTCAAATGTGGGCGAGAGATCAATTATCAATCAAGTACAACCTTCCGAAGAAGTAATTGCTATGGAAAAGTGCCAGGGTGGAGACAGCTGTG CTTCCATCGTAAGCAGTCAGTTCCCAGAGTTGGCCATTTATGTGGAGACAGAGATTAAGGTTGTCGAACACGAGTTGCTTTCATTGCACAAGGTGATGGTTAAATTGGAATTACAGATGAAAGAAGCAATAGACACTGAAg ATTGTGAGGCCGAGTTTGAAAGCTTATCACTTGACTGGTTAGCGCTAAATAAGTTCCGTTCTGAACTTGACGAAAGGAAACAAGACCTTCTTACTCT GTATCCACACAAGCttgcaattttttggaaaaaaaggaaggcgaAATACAGTACAAAG CCTATAGCATGGTTTGGAGGTGTTGAAAATTGTTATCGTGGTGTTCATTTTTGGCCTGAGCCTGAGCCAGTAGATAGTAAACTTACTCTCCTCAAG aaCCCAGAGGATGAAATgacagaatatcaagaaaagcagtgGAATACTTACATCTGTAAT gTGTTCCCCAGTGGTCGTCACCAGCTTCTGGCCACTGGCtgtattgatatcagcaattaCATTACAGAGATGCCTGGAAAAGTGGATGTTACTGTCACCCTTAAGCCAGCAATCAAGAAAGTTGTTTCTGGTAAAATTGAGTTTGAATTATCATGGATTATCCAGGAAGATGATGGAGTCATTCA tCCCACAGATGAAGAGATATGGGAAGAGATAATGCAAGAGGTCAGGGAggaacaagcaagaagaaaagctgagggaaagacagcaaaatataaatctttgaaaaaaagaaggtgcAGGAAATGTGGCTGCTCAAGTAATACAGACATTGCCactgaagaagacaaaaagaaagataaaagcaatGAAGTTGGCAGCTCAAGTGGTACAAACATTGCTGTTGGGGAAGATAAAGAAACTATTGAACAACAAGGCATCTTCCCAAATGCTGAACCTCGGGTGGATCCCTTATCTGGCAGCAATACCAAAGTGGGGTCAGGAAAGGTCAGGAGGCAGTCTTCACCTCATCATGCACATTATAGCTCTGCTCCACCCCAACCACACCCATCTGCTAACCAGGGACTGCCATCAgagagtgaagagaaaaaaggggtGCAGAGTAAAAGGAACCTTCATAAAAGTGTCAGGTTTCAAATTGATGAACAGCCTGAGGTACTACATCTTGTTGTACATGATGAAGAAGCACTGGACTCCTTGCCTGTGTTGTCCTCGGAAACTTTTTACAGAGAAACAGTTCTCATCGAGGAAGATGAAGTTGCAACAAAAGAGAAGTGCATTCccaagagagatgaaaattcac CCTCAAGTGGAAGCCAGCTTCTCTCAGAGTTGGCCAGTTATATTGAAGAGGAACTGAAGCTTGTTCAAGATGAATTATTGTCTTTGGAAGAAGTCCGCtcaaaagtaaaacttgaaatgcAGAGAGCCATGTCATCAG ACCATCTCTCCACTTTGTAA